TCCAGTGATGCCTGTCAAAATGTATTTCTTATGCAGCGTAGTTGCAGaaatattggtcccaggatattagagagacaaggtggtgaggtaatactgtttattggaccaacttctgctggtgagagagacgaaCTTTCAAGCTACATTGAGCTCTTcttcatttcccagacctgaagaagagctttgtgtagcttgaaagcttgtctctctcaccaacaaaagctggtccaataaaatatattacctcacccaccttatctctctaatgtGTATTtcgtcattttaaaaaatagttacttTCCCACTGTTGCTGAAATTGAGATGCGGTTTCCTTTCTGGATTAATTCTCCTCTAGGGTTTGAACACACTGGTTTGTTTTTGTAGGCTTGCTCTTAAGATCTTGTTGTCATCATAAAATTGTATTGTAGGGTTGTTTATGAGCACTTAGCAGCACACATTGGTTTGTCATTGTTGGTGTTTCTCGCAAGTGCTGTCTGAGCATGCTTATTTGTTACGGTCATTAGTGAAGGGAAGCACCTGCTGGATTTTTATTGTAGGGTAGTGTGTGAGCACAGGGTAGTGAATGTTAGTATAGGATATGTACCCCCATAAAAACACAGATGTGTGCCCAAAGGTAGACGGATCAAGCTTGATGCATGTCCCTTTGGTGTCTGTTTAAAGTAAACAGTGTCTGAGCACAGCATAGTGAACATTAGTATAGGCTATGTACACCAGTTGGTTGATTGTAGAATACCTCCTGAGCACAGGAATTCACACACTGGATTGCTGTTGTAGGGTAGCTTGTGAGTAGAGGGACACACATTCTGGTTTGTTACATAGAGTGTTATCTAGGGTGGCTAATGAAGATTGGGCTGGTGgcttttgattgattgattgattgattttaaaaACAGTCCTGACATATTTATGGAGTGGTTGGGGGGAATGTAAATAGTGACACCTCGATAAAAATACAGATGTGTGCCCAAAGGTAGATGGATCAAGCTTGATGCATGTCCCTTTGGTGTCTGtttaaagtaaataaaattatattgtctttGCAAATGAGATTGTATTCACATCTGATAATGTGAAACTATTAAGAAAACAATTCTCCCCACCCTTCAGTGCATACATACACATGTGCTCACACACGCAGCAAGAGTCAGCCTCCATCCTTCAGGAACCTTTTTcgtatctccaatggccagtatTATAATGGATTACCAAATCCAGGAAGGTTTTAAAGTAAACTTTCCACtgccactacaaacaaacaagctgagaatgggtgactCAGAGAGGGGTGCGTGTTTAGTAGATAGTGCActggtctgggagtcaggagagaagggggggtctattcccagctctgctactggccagctgtgtgaccttggacaagtcactttgcctctctgttttccctcccacccttgtCCATCCTGTCTGTTCATGTAACtccaacagaccccggtcatcggcaggcaggatcaaacctggggctgctgaagctaaatgcatgagcttcAAGCCATATGGCTCTTAGCTAGGGCTGTAAagtagactcattaatctctctctaagtggtctcagtgtcacttgatgggacagaacaccacacccaggaggtgtgtgggttacatttaaACAGTAAACTCTTCACAACAGGGATCATTTCTCACTATGCattttgtgcagtgcctagcacaatgggcctctAAGCACTACTGTAATTCAAATCTTAATAATGATGTGTTCCTCTGTATTCAGATTTGGGAAGGCTGAGGCATGAATGCCTAGTGAGGCCATCCAGCATATCCTtccaaaatatcattttaaatctAAGAGTTGCTGCATTGATCTTTACACTTCTGTCTGTGTTCTTCCAGGCAACTTCTCACATCTGAAAAAGCAACTGAACCGTCACTTTTAtccttctccttttttccttAGATTTCTTTTCCCCTAGTGAATGTCGTGCTcgtctaagttccctctaagctgcatagccatgcagcagcctattaagcccCGCGCAGGCACTTGGCTGCGGTGAAGAGAgatgccttcccccagccccagacctgccacagtggggagaggtgcccctcccccagccccgccccggagctgctgcagccgGAGGAGAGgcgcctatcctgcagccccagccctggagctaccgtggcagggagaggcacctATCTGCCCCAGCTcaggagctgctgcggggagagagagctggggggagtcctctctccccgctgtAGCCCCggtgcagcctgcaccccaaacccttcatccccggccccacctccagagccttcacccccagccagagccctcatccccccttccccctctgcacctcaaccctctgcccacactctgaacccctcagccccacctccaccacacgaattttgttatgtgcaccaatatggaggtgatatgtcacacatcacctccatattggtgcacataacaaaattcattctgcacatgcatgggaaaaattagagcgAACACTGGTGCTCGTGCAAGGTTCTAGGCTGAACCCCTCTTCAGTCAAACTTTTCTCTTTACCCCAGAGCATGTGCAGCATTGGCACAGCAGAGCTAATTGGCTTCCCCAAATCCTTGCCACTCAGCAGTGCACCTCACCTCTGACCTAGAGGAAAGCACATCAAGGAGTAATAGCAGggctcagtctccatggcccattcagtccgTGGGCTCTCTGATGAGATTGCCGCCAACTCACTGCTGTGGAAGTTGTGAGATGTGGATGTCTGACCACTACAAACCAAACCGGGTCCCCTAATTGCTTTCACAGTGTGAAATTCATGAGTTCTGCATCCTCACCTGGTCTTTCTGTGGCTCTTGTCGCAACAGGTCATGAGCATCCTTTCAGCATCATACTGAGCTGCCTCCGAGACTCTGTTGACCAGCACCAAGGAACCAACAACAACACACTCCTAGCTGATGGGACGGAGGCTATCATCCTGGATCAGCTTCCCAAGGACAGGCAGTGTCAGTTCATCCTGAAACCCAGACCCCAAGCTCCAAGGCAGCTGAGGAGAGGTGAGAGCCCGGATGATACCGTGTGTCCCTTCGAAGGACTTGGGAGCTCTCCCTGTGACAGTTGCTGACTTTCTGTTgcattgtgtttttattttagagAGCTACTCTCAGCTTGACTATATCTGCAGTGAAAGGAGGGTTGATTTTGTCCTTCATAAATCGGAGCctgttcctgctcccactgaatatacattgacttcagtggtagcgGGACTTCACCCTTAACCATTACTTTGGCTCTCGTTACCAAATTTTAGGTACTTGATTAGCATTCAACAGAAAGTTACGATCCCCTTGGATGAATTGCTATGCTCCACACACAGCGTCACCAAAGAGACCATATTTAACTCTCTGATCGGGTCTTCCCAAGAAGCACAGAAGACATGTTGTCTCTGAGGTCTTTGTTTATTGACTGGCTAATGGTTTACTGATGCCTTGAACTCAGCATGTAATAACATCCATGCTAGAGCCATTCAAATGATACAAGAATTATCCATGACAAATGTATTTGTCAATTGACAAAAAATGCACCAGTAGTTTCTCTGATGAATATTATTTGACCCTCTGTAGAGCTGCACACATACTAAAAAAGATGATTCACAGATAACATATTCACCAAGAGATAGAAGAAGTTAATCGCTCAGGGCTGAATGCACAAAAGAAGTTAGGTGTCGAAGTCCGTGTTTTAGACACCTAAGTTCCAGTTTCGGGTTCACTGTGATgaacaaaactcctgctgaaccttaaaagtgcctaaactcacttaGTACCTATGTTTTTGCActaaagttccctaggtgcctatgtttctcaCTCTGGGCATATGCATGGCTGCCTGCCTGTGGGCATTCAGGAGCCTATCTCCCAACTAAGTCCTGGAGTGATTCTCAAAACAGGGGAAGAGAGGCACTTGCCAGCTTAACTCACCTGATCCGATAGGTGTACTCAGGGGCTGCCTACCAGATCTGGACCCCATAAGTGAGCTTACATTacgcagcagcccctcccccccgtaacATTATTAACCCatagtgcaacagcttcaacttGGGAGACTGAAGGACTCCCTATATATGGAAAATATCCCACAGCCAAGTgggtagggcactcacctgagaagtgGCAGATCCCTCTTCAAAGAGGGGAACTTGAACTGTtggtctcctgcatcccaggagagtaccctaaccactgggctcctcctctcctccatctccCACCTGCGTGTTGCTAAGATGGTACAGGCTCCTTAAATCAAAAGGGGGCTCCCAGCTAAGAATCAGAAACAGAGTTAAGCGCCTCCCTGCAGCTTGGACTTAGGAGCCTATCTCTTAGAAAGGGGTGGAGATTagtacccacccacccccaccactgGCTCCCCGCCTAGCCTGCTGGCTTTGTGACTTGCATTCTAAGGTGGCTAGCTCTCCCCAGTCATTGTAtaggagcctaggcacctaactcagcaTTGTGAATAGCAGTGATTTTTCCAGGCCCCTAAAAGTGACATGTTGTGGCACACAGCATCAAAGTGCCTAACTCCTTTGGAGCATTCAGCCCTCAAAGTGCTAGGGAATATGCCCAGCCCTAAGCCACTCACGGCACTGCAGTAAGGAGACACATGACTGAATGGTGTCCCCAGCATTAAGGCTGCCCAGCCCTTCTTCACCGCAGATAAATTACTGTTATTATTACTAACATTTATTACGGTAGTGCGGAGGGGCCAGCCAAGAATGGGCCCCCATCATGCTAGACGCTGTACAAACACTTTGTGCGATGGCGTGTTTGTGAACTATTTGCCCTGTGGGTTTTCATTGGGTGACTGACCTTACTCTGCCCACTGGATTTAAGAGACTACTCACAGTCAAGACTGCCATATAGTTCCAGTCCATGACATAGGAATTTTGACATTACATGCCACTGTAATAGATATAAACCCATCTGCATGACTCTGGCCCCCACCCCGTGGCTAATGCAGTCCTTGCACAATGAGCACACTGTAACGCAAGGGGCTCTTGGCTATTTCAGAATCCTTGCAGAAACATACCAAGAGGAAGAAATCTTTGATTGACTGGGCTTTGCGCCGGACTACCAGCACCCCCACGGGCAGCCCAGCATcacattctccccccaccccacggaAACTCTTCGGCCTGTCTTTGTCCTCTGTGTGTCCTGATGGAATCCTCCCCAAGCCTATTATGGTAAGAAGGGGGTTATGTCCTGAATCCCAGCATGAGTTTGAATAGATCATCTAGCCACCCACCTCTGTATCAGTCATCTGTGGTATTTCTGAGGCTCCCGTCACCcaggtgtgtatgggggggaggcGGAGGAGTCCTCGCCTGTGCTATAACATTGATTCAGTACTCATTCAACATCATGAACGAAAGCATCCCCTACAGAGTCACCCATAGCACTTCCTGTACCATCTAGGTTTCCTTGAGAATCTCCTATCTAATGCTGACCAGCCTTAGCCCTGCTTAGTTTGTgaggtctgacccaatatgggtTCAGATGATAAACCCTTCTAAATCTATCTTGGGGCTGGGCTTTCTCCTAGGACATGCTGCTTCTGCTGTACCATGAAGGTCCCTCCACAAGGGGCATTTTCAGGCGCTCCGCCAATGCCAAGATCTGCAAGGAACTGAAAGAGAAATTGAACTCTGGAGATGATGTTCAGATGGATGGCGAGTCAGTCTTTGTAGCTGCAGCAGTTATCACTGTAAGTTACTCCAAGCGATGCTGCCCTCTGGGCTAAAATATACCCTAGCACAGCACTTCACATTCAGTGAGGGGAGTAACATGATCCTGCCAGCCAGGGGAAAGCATTTTTAATTGGGCACATTCTGcataccccacccccatctcatgGCTGGGTACATGTAAGAGAGGAGACGTGCCCCTGCATGAATGGAGATTTGCTGCTTTAATGGTCTTTAACATGGAGAAAGGAATATTGGCCTTCAGACCAGTATCCCTTTTTGTACCTTCTAATGCAAAACTACAACAGAACCTCAGGCAGCAAGGGGTTAAACAGATTAgggctgtgtctgcactgcagagttaacctgaATTACCTGCATTCAAGTTATTCCTGTTAAGTTAGCCTAGCTCAAGTGCAAGCAGCCACACTGCAGTATAACATTCGAGTTGCTGTGTCCACACGGCACTGCTCTCATTGGCATATGTCGCTAGGACTTTGGGGAGTTCTTTGTGCTACAGCAAGTGGAGCTGCTCTGTGAAttatttcccagtgaattgtggaagaacttgtgagaaggcactggaggactgaGGTGTAAATGAGATGAGAACAGTTCAGCCTGCACTTGAAATGTGTTCCCAGTTCTCCACTTGTTGGCCAGCCTACAGGGTAGAAATCTCCCCAGGTCACTGTTTGCTTGAGAGGGGGATTCAGACTGATTCCAATTCAAGCCATATATTAGGCTGTGGAATAGtatcccaagggaagtggtagaaaCCCCATTGTTTGGACATTTAAATCTGGACTAGACAAAGCCCTGGCAAATGTACAATACTATGGAGAATAATCCAGCTCTGGCCAATGGATGGATTAGATGGTCCTTTTCCTTCTATGACACACAGACCAAGTCTGTTTGCAGTGCTGCATgccatggggagcagggaggccTTGTGGGAATTGATTTGTGTCACGTTTCATTTTATCTtatgtttaataaaaatgaaCGTTTATGCATCATGAAACAAACGATTCAAAACTGACCAGACTGCTctgcatatatatatttaattcagGATTTTCTACGAAATATACCTGATAGTGTTCTATCCTCAGACATGCACGGGCTGTGGATGGAAGCCGTGGACACAGTACATCGAGGGCATAAGATTGAAGCCATCAAAAGGTATGTAAATGTCCCACTGTGTCTCTCTTGAGGAGGCATGTATCATTTCCACCCACAAAGCATAGTTGCCATGTTCTAAGAGACTCCTCATATTGCTCTAGGCCAGCTCTCTGCTCTTGTTCCACTGCCTGCTGATGCGTATGAATGCCAGCTGctagcagagctggtcagaacattttcatcaaaacaattttttagtGAAAGATGTTGACATTTTTGACAAAACtgttcatgagatttttttttttctttaccaaaCCTCCGCCCTGCCCCCTACCAACAAAAAATCTTTTCTGGTGACCAGCCGTAATTACTAGAATTCAAGCAAAGAAAGGACAGTGATTTGGATCTCAGTGGTACCATTGGGTATAAATGGAATTAGATGCTTAACTATGGTGGTTCTTTCTTGCATGCACAAAGTTAAAACGATAGCCACGTCAGTGTGATAGTCAGGAAGGAGTAGCCTGCCAGACATAGTATCAGGGACCTGATGAGTTTATTTACCTGCCTCAGACTGGCACATTGAGCAGGACTTGTCCATTAGCATCACATGGGCATAAGCTATATGTCAAATCTCTTCCTATACCTGGCTCAGcacggagggggagagggggttaaACGGTAAGTTTGGCTGGTCCTCCTTCCCCTCAGATCTCTGTACCATAGGTCCTAGCAAAGTGCATCACTGTCCGTGCTGCTGGCATTGGTCTGTATGTGTGTCCTCCAGGCATTCTAGCATCTGCTGAGGCACTATGAACTAAAGTCCAAATTTTCCCAGAATGCATTAGACAGCATGGTAGGTGTGAATGCACAAACATGATAGCGACATAACGGTGTGGTGAACGTAACTCAATCCTATTTGTTGTAGAGGGGTCAGATGAGAGTGTCACAAACAGGTTACAAAATTGCCATTGTACCTGTAGTATAGGCAGGGCTTTTGAAAGTCAATTGTCATTTTTGGGGACCAGGTTTTACAAGCtccttgttttgctttgtttcttttccctGGACAGTTTGGtgaagcagctcccagaagccaaCCTCATTTTACTCAGACACCTGTTTGGAGTCCTGCATCATATTGAGCAGAATTCAGGGGAGAATCAGATGAATGCATTTAACCTGGCTCTTTGCATAGCTCCCAACATGCTATGGCTTCCTAGCCCTACTGGGCCTGAAGAGGAAAGCAGGTCTACAAAAAAGGTAAATACTCTTGTGGGATTCTGCCCATGATTTTCTTCCCATCTCCTATGACATGTTCCTCTTCAGCCTACAAAGGAAATATAGAGATAAACTACTTTAGGTAAGTAGTAATTTTAGCTTCACCCCCACCACTCTATGCAGCTTGTTGTGGGGTGACTTGACCACTGAGGTTCTCCAAGGATGGAGGCACCAAAAGAAGTCATGATCTGCTCTAACAAATGGACTTCCCTGCTGGACATCTTGTGCTGGGAGTGGCTAGGAGGGCACTTAGCATCCCATTAGAAGGGAGGGAACTGTGTCCCCATCTGAAATATCTAATAATGGTGGCACCATCCTGCAGAGAGGAACAAATCTAACATCATGACACACCTCCCCAGAGGCAGAATATTGCCTGTGAGATGATGACAATAATAATTAGGACCACAAGATTTACTGTATCAGTTCACACTATTGGTCCATTTAGTCCAGCTTCTTGCCTCCGGCTATGACTAATACACAAGCATCCAAGCTAGAAGAGGTGCTTCCTAGCTTTCTGAGCCAAAGAGAAGCTTTGGGGTTAAGTGTTGCGTTTGTGCAGAGAAAGGCATCATCATATTGTCTCCCTGGGCTAAATTGTCTTGGAGAATAATAGAGGTGGATATATTTTCCCCAGACTGACCCCCGTGTTTCCTCTCCTTTGGCAGGTGGCTATGTTAGTGCAGTTCCTGATTGAAAACTCAGCAGAAATTTTTGGAGGTGACATCACTTCGCTGTTTCAAAGACCAGACAAAGAAAAGTCAAAAAGCTCTGAGAATTTCCTGGGTAAGGCTGTGGCACCTCCCCAGAGATGTCTGGTCACTCACAACCACTGTCAAATGCCTCTTACAAAGAAGACTACAATTCCCACACTCCTTGTCCAGGGGAAACTAGAAGAGGGGACTCGTTCTCAGCCAGTTCTTTCCCCTTACTTCCTACCTATGTTTTGACGAGGGCATTGGAGGATGCAGGCACAGCACCTCGGATATGCATCCCTATTTGGCAGGCTTCCCCTTTCTCCATTACCCTGCTGCTGTTTCCAGCTGCTCCAGGTTTGACAGACAGACAATTTGCCTCAGAATTCATGGAGCAAGCACCATTTCCcaacagccttttttttttttttttttaaagtggaacaGTTTAAACCAATTTTCTAAAATTAGACTTGGTAGGTCAGAATTTAAAGGGATCCATGTGCCTCTACTGAATACACACAGACTGTTGTCTAATGATGAGAGCCTGAGTCTTgtgagccaggactctggggttccATTTCcacttctgccacagacttgccgggtagccttgagaaaatCATTTCCCCactccaggcctcagtttccccaactgtaaaacaCGGTGGATAATTCTCCTTCTGCCTTGCAGAAGTCTTGtgagaattaattaattaacattcATAAAGCACTTGAAGATCTTCAAAGGGCAGGTACTCGGTTGTTTCAGTTGTAGTAGTAAATGCAGTAGAGTATGGCTGCACTTTGAGCTGGGGGGTGAGAATCTGCGATGCTGGACACACACTCAGGACAGCTGGCCTTTCCTACCACTCGCAGCACCACAGCTACCctctatttttagcgcactagcttgatcagagctagcatgggtttgtctcctcaagctgggtaTTGCCTCCAGCTctaagtgcagacataccctttggTTGATAGGCACTTTGGCAGGTAGATAGGAACACAGATAATTATGTGCATTTCTGTAGAATTGCAAAGAGTTAATTTGCATTCTCTCTGCATGTCTTCCCCAGGTATTGGCATGGCTCAGCACAACGATTCCTCTGATGAGATGGAGTTTGCTGCCTGTGACCAAGAAAGACCAAAGCATCATCGCGTGCCTGAAGCTGTCTCCATGTTTGACCCGTCCAGTGGTTTGTTACTTGAAGAGGAGCAGGAAGACTGGGATCTGTTTAGTGAGATCACTGCCTGctaccaaagcaaaaccaggaagaATGCCAGCGCAGACAGCTATGACCTCCTAGAGGAAGAGGGCTCCTTCTGCTCCATTGACTCGATACGTTCACTGAGCCCTGCAAGGGATCGGTGCTCTTCTGAGCCCAGTGTCTGCCTCAGCTCTCAGCTCCCCGCCCAGTGCCATGAGCCGGTGGCCCGCCAGTCCAGCTGTGATGCCACCATCATGCATAGTCACAATGACTACATCCAGAGGctcaagcagctgcagctggagagCCAGAAGCTGATTGATGAAGGCCTGAGCCCTGGGCTGAATAAGACCAGGCAGAATTTCTGGCAATCACCTCAGACCAACTCTAGGGTGAAGAAGCTCAGCCTTCAGAAAACCAGCCTGTCCAACAGGTCCAGCTTCTCCAGCCTTTCCTCGACCACCActtccccttcagcctcctcactAAGCTCCTTAGACAGTGCTTTCTCCTACTGCTCTGAGTCCTCAGCCTTCAGCCCCACAGATGTCTCCTCCCTGCCTTTCATGTTTGGCACTTCCACCCGACTCCATGCTTTGTCTCCAAAGACAGCACAGAGGTCCCTGAAAGAATGGAAAAAGCCCTTGACATCTCCTTTGCCCTTGAACCCTTGTGACTTGGACTCATGGAGCAAGTATGAGCAGAGGGACATGGGGAGCAGTCATAACATTGGGGAAGTGAAGGGCTTTGTGCCCATCAATGGGGCAGCCATGGGAAGCCTGTTAAATGAGAGTGACTGGGAGGACGAGGAAAGACAAGTGAGATGTGCCAGGGGCTCTGGACAAACTCTCAGAAAACAATGTTATTTCAAGGAGTCTGAATGTAAAACAGACCCCCCCACTCATATCCCAACCAATGAGAGCTCATCAGCGATTGGCCAGCAAGGGCCCAGGGAGAAATCAGTTAAGCACATTGAGATAAAAGGCCCAGAGGTTTCCCCTCCCAGGCAGGAAAGCTTGAAGCGCACCAAGATAACCTTTTACATGGCCCCAAATAAAGGAAGCCCACAGGGGTCTCCAATGGAACAGGAGGATGAGGGTTTCTCAGTGAACGTCCATAGCACCAAATCAAACAGCAGCAGTGACCAAAACACGTCCAAGAGCCAACAAACAGTAAGAGTCCATATACCCCAGACAGTGTTCTATGGGCAGAACACCCCTTTGGTGCTGCAGTCTGTCTCCAGGAGATACCATCACGAAACAACGAGCCAGCGGCTGCAGGTGGAGTGCAAAGAGACTCCCCAAAGCATTccccctgcagaggggctgacgGACGATGCTCAGCAAGTGGCATCTGCCAAAAGCCACAGGAAGAGCATCAACGCCTTCAGCCACACCATCCGCATCATCCTCCCGGCCTCCATCCGCAACACCGTCAGGGAATACTTCAAGCACGATGAGGCTAAGAACTGCCATGCAGCGGATGCAGAAGCTGTGGAGAGCGAACTCATCCGGGGCAGGGTGGAGTGGCTCAAAAGCCCACCACACACGGATGCATCTCCAGAGGAGTGCAAGACAGTGGCATTTGCAGAAGAGACATTTGTCTAGGAGAGGAGAGAATGGGAACTGTGACTGTTTTTTATACAGCGTGCTGGGAAAATGTTCTGTAAGATACGATCAAAGTGTGAAGAATCTAACAGACTGTGTGGGTCAGTAAGTGTGAAGTGATGCTAATGTGTAATTAAtgtttgggtttggggttttttttattctttgctaCCTTTTTTCTACAAAAGGTACTTAACTGACCAGTGCCCAGTGGGCTGAATCCTCCCCTAGAGTTTTAAATTAACTGAATTGTACAGACACCTTCATCTGAATTTCAAGCTCTCCTGACTGTTTTGCCTCAAGTCATAGGGGTGTGTGGGTGAGTGGAGGGGATTGGACAGTGAATTTATCTTACATTTCATAAAAAAATCATGGTGGATCCTTGACAGTGGAGCAAAGCTTTGAGTCACCCTGCAAATTTTTTAAGTTTGTACAAAACTCCACAATGTTGTTAATTTTTTGTCACCAATGTTTATTGAAATCCAAAGGATGATGCTTCACCCCTAACTCAAAATGCACAGCTAGTTCTTCTTTCTCTAACCTCCTTGTCCCCCCATAGTTTGGCGTAAAATTGAAGGGTTTTCTTTGTTGATTGAGGCTGGgatttcaaaggcacctaagggAGTCAGTTGCCCAATTCCCACTGAGTTAAAGGATTAGGCACCTTGAAAATTGCAATGTTAATCTGTTATCGTGCATCCACTTTCTCTTCTTCTGGCTTCGCCCAGCAAGTATTTGGTGCAGATCCTCAGCTCGTGTAAATGGTTGTGGCTCCACTGTCTTCAATggaactacagtagaacctcagagttagaaACATctggggaatggaggttgttcctaactctgaaatgtgtgtaactctgaacaaaacgttatggttgttctttcaaaaacttgcaactgaacattgacttaatgcagctttgaaacttactatgcagaagaaaaatgctgcttttaatcctcttaatttaaatgaaacaagcacagaaacagtttccgtGCCTTCTCAAatctttttaaactttccctttatttttttagtagtttatatttaatacagtgcagtactgtactgtatttgcctttttttttctttgctgctgcctgattgcatacttttgGTCCCAAATGAGacgtgtggttgactggtcagtttgtaactctgatgttcataattctgaggttctactgtatgacaatttacactagctgggggTCTGCTCCTTGGTTCTTCTCAGCGAGTGGCTGGTCCTATATAAGTCTCCTGGAGGAAATAATTATTTCCTGAGGACTTTAACTGATGGTGAAATTTCAAGAACTCCCTTCTGAGGTATAGAGGCAGTGAATGTGGGGATCCTAATTAAATCCTTAACCATTTTTATGAGGAATTGAGTATGGTTTGGTTTTGGCATGATGTCCAAGGAGTTGTGGAAGTAGTTGAGAAGTGTTGCCGAGTGGATACTGAAGTAAGGTCCTCTCTGGCCAGAAAGCTGCCATGCAGTCCAAGTACTGGACTACATACGGCTGAGAAAACAGCAGCTGTTAGACAGTTACAGCTTCCCCTGAGTAGTGATTAATTCCCACTCAGTGAAGTGCATGCACCAATGTGTCGACTGACTGCAGCAGGCCTGGATCTGGGGATAAGTACAAATGATGTGAGTTTTAGAGAGGATTTAATAATGAAGCTGCCAGTGATTCATCAGGACAGGAAACTTGAAAACAGCCTCAGAGCATCTGAACCACTGCGTTCAATGAGCCTGTCCTGAAATCCTCAGCTAGGTCAGACCCATTCAAACTTGTTTAGAAGTTAAGGATGCTGCCACCTTCGTTTGATGGAGATTAGGAATCGCAGGTTTCCATAGATGGGAAAAGTCACAAAGGTTAAAGGTTTTTGGATGTTTGGTTGGAATGTTTTGCAGGAGTTTCCAAAGCTGGTCCCCACACTGCCACACCCATCGTGTTAAAGTAAAAGTAGGGAGGACAGAGAAGAGAA
This region of Chrysemys picta bellii isolate R12L10 chromosome 9, ASM1138683v2, whole genome shotgun sequence genomic DNA includes:
- the LOC101952254 gene encoding rho GTPase-activating protein 20-like isoform X5, whose product is MTPQQKANLPKGQSEEDPRVWMQEWGKKMKPIVQRRRSTSSAISKALNKSKSHSREITLSSSHPDNGLPTGAFSNPNSVFILDERVQLTMGLQTQERHLFLFSDMLVIAKSNSSEEKERWLSTLLWQINEMKQNEYPKNLPVQILLLDADNCTSGRPSDYHLWVISGKDDPAYPLIGHEHPFSIILSCLRDSVDQHQGTNNNTLLADGTEAIILDQLPKDRQCQFILKPRPQAPRQLRRESLQKHTKRKKSLIDWALRRTTSTPTGSPASHSPPTPRKLFGLSLSSVCPDGILPKPIMDMLLLLYHEGPSTRGIFRRSANAKICKELKEKLNSGDDVQMDGESVFVAAAVITDFLRNIPDSVLSSDMHGLWMEAVDTVHRGHKIEAIKSLVKQLPEANLILLRHLFGVLHHIEQNSGENQMNAFNLALCIAPNMLWLPSPTGPEEESRSTKKVAMLVQFLIENSAEIFGGDITSLFQRPDKEKSKSSENFLGIGMAQHNDSSDEMEFAACDQERPKHHRVPEAVSMFDPSSGLLLEEEQEDWDLFSEITACYQSKTRKNASADSYDLLEEEGSFCSIDSIRSLSPARDRCSSEPSVCLSSQLPAQCHEPVARQSSCDATIMHSHNDYIQRLKQLQLESQKLIDEGLSPGLNKTRQNFWQSPQTNSRVKKLSLQKTSLSNRSSFSSLSSTTTSPSASSLSSLDSAFSYCSESSAFSPTDVSSLPFMFGTSTRLHALSPKTAQRSLKEWKKPLTSPLPLNPCDLDSWSKYEQRDMGSSHNIGEVKGFVPINGAAMGSLLNESDWEDEERQVRCARGSGQTLRKQCYFKESECKTDPPTHIPTNESSSAIGQQGPREKSVKHIEIKGPEVSPPRQESLKRTKITFYMAPNKGSPQGSPMEQEDEGFSVNVHSTKSNSSSDQNTSKSQQTVRVHIPQTVFYGQNTPLVLQSVSRRYHHETTSQRLQVECKETPQSIPPAEGLTDDAQQVASAKSHRKSINAFSHTIRIILPASIRNTVREYFKHDEAKNCHAADAEAVESELIRGRVEWLKSPPHTDASPEECKTVAFAEETFV
- the LOC101952254 gene encoding rho GTPase-activating protein 20-like isoform X4, with product MTPQQKANLPKGQSEEDPRVWMQEWGKKMKPIVQRRRSTSSAISKALNKSKSHSREITLSSSHPDNGLPTGAFSNPNSVFILDERVQLTMGLQTQERHLFLFSDMLVIAKSNSSEEKERWLSTLLWQINEMKQNEYPKNLPVQILLLDADNCTSTTTINVSNTETADNVIKKTANQLGLPGRPSDYHLWVISGKDDPAYPLIGHEHPFSIILSCLRDSVDQHQGTNNNTLLADGTEAIILDQLPKDRQCQFILKPRPQAPRQLRRESLQKHTKRKKSLIDWALRRTTSTPTGSPASHSPPTPRKLFGLSLSSVCPDGILPKPIMDMLLLLYHEGPSTRGIFRRSANAKICKELKEKLNSGDDVQMDGESVFVAAAVITDFLRNIPDSVLSSDMHGLWMEAVDTVHRGHKIEAIKSLVKQLPEANLILLRHLFGVLHHIEQNSGENQMNAFNLALCIAPNMLWLPSPTGPEEESRSTKKVAMLVQFLIENSAEIFGGDITSLFQRPDKEKSKSSENFLGIGMAQHNDSSDEMEFAACDQERPKHHRVPEAVSMFDPSSGLLLEEEQEDWDLFSEITACYQSKTRKNASADSYDLLEEEGSFCSIDSIRSLSPARDRCSSEPSVCLSSQLPAQCHEPVARQSSCDATIMHSHNDYIQRLKQLQLESQKLIDEGLSPGLNKTRQNFWQSPQTNSRVKKLSLQKTSLSNRSSFSSLSSTTTSPSASSLSSLDSAFSYCSESSAFSPTDVSSLPFMFGTSTRLHALSPKTAQRSLKEWKKPLTSPLPLNPCDLDSWSKYEQRDMGSSHNIGEVKGFVPINGAAMGSLLNESDWEDEERQVRCARGSGQTLRKQCYFKESECKTDPPTHIPTNESSSAIGQQGPREKSVKHIEIKGPEVSPPRQESLKRTKITFYMAPNKGSPQGSPMEQEDEGFSVNVHSTKSNSSSDQNTSKSQQTVRVHIPQTVFYGQNTPLVLQSVSRRYHHETTSQRLQVECKETPQSIPPAEGLTDDAQQVASAKSHRKSINAFSHTIRIILPASIRNTVREYFKHDEAKNCHAADAEAVESELIRGRVEWLKSPPHTDASPEECKTVAFAEETFV